The following coding sequences are from one Mytilus trossulus isolate FHL-02 chromosome 8, PNRI_Mtr1.1.1.hap1, whole genome shotgun sequence window:
- the LOC134727705 gene encoding uncharacterized protein LOC134727705 has translation MSSLFLTLSETETKVLSKGLNFCPTPGKIDSILLEDDLDKLARSLRIKEYFSKDTTKSSTDSDTSDLDSDDDQEDVDIPRFRIKSSWIPKPSKCATLEHIIDKIKSDVTNLSTATSQTFKNLSSEENEAVRLLKNRDDIIIKPADKGSAVVVMDRCDYIQEAERQLSDERFYKKLDSDPTPQFNTEITTNLKNMCEQGHIDETTFKYLKPEKSKPGRFYLLPKIHKVNNPGRPIVSANDHPTEKISEFIDFHLRTHVENLPSYIQDTTHYLKKMESLNPLPPETILVSLDVTSLYTNIPHDDGIEACREVWNSRNTLHPPTECLIQLLTLVLKCNNFTFNGEHFLQVNGTAMGTKMAPSYANIFMGKLEQRILNSFLYQPLSWFRFIDDIDMKWDNTKQELDLFIQHANDAHPSIKFTYEISDSKITFLDTTTQLRDGNIFTDLYCKPTDKHQYLSPSSCHPKHCTKSIPYSQAIRIKRICSTNDVAKKRLQELRGHLKHRGYKRKDIDKGFSRASNISRDELLQYKVKKVNRRVPFVLNYHPKFDNLSHLIRESWKDIEKHPKLSKIFPERPVLAFRRPKSLKDLLVRAELCSQAGSSSVGSCKGCGNKRCLTCKQILDTQTFNSHSTGTEYTIFCNVNCKTTNVVYLLQCKCGKQYVGESEQPFHKRMNGHRSDYQCKPDLPLSRHLRSPGHTKADLNRLTITIIDHNSACAFLDLPSSTTKDV, from the exons ATGTCGTCTCTGTTTTTAA CTTTGTCGGAGACTGAAACAAAGGTACTGTCAAAAGGTCTTAATTTTTGTCCCACGCCGGGCAAAATAGATTCTATACTTTTGGAAGATGACCTAGACAAGTTAGCAAGATCCCTCAGAATTAAGGAATATTTTTCTAAAGACACCACAAAAAGTTCCACTGATAGTGACACAAGTGATCTCGACTCAGATGACGACCAAGAAGATGTCGATATTCCCAGATTCAGGATAAAAAGTTCATGGATTCCTAAACCCAGTAAATGTGCTACTTtagaacatattattgacaaaattaaatccGACGTAACAAATCTGTCCACTGCTACTTCCCAAACATTCAAAAATTTATCTTCTGAAGAAAACGAAGCTGTGCGGTTACTTAAAAACAGAGACGACATTATAATTAAACCAGCAGATAAAGGTAGCGCTGTTGTCGTCATGGACAGATGTGACTACATTCAAGAGGCGGAACGTCAACTCTCTGATGAGAGATTCTATAAGAAATTAGACTCTGACCCCACCCCTCAATTTAACACAGAGATCACCACAAACCTGAAAAACATGTGTGAACAGGGACACATTGATGAAAccacatttaaatatctaaaaccGGAAAAATCAAAGCCGGGGCGTTTCTATCTACTGCCCAAAATACATAAAGTCAATAATCCAGGTAGACCAATTGTTTCCGCCAATGACCACCctacagaaaaaatatcagaatttaTTGACTTTCATCTCCGAACACACGTAGAAAATTTACCATCATATATTCAAGACACAACacattatcttaaaaaaatggaatCTTTGAACCCTCTCCCACCTGAAACGATCCTTGTCTCGCTTGATGTTACCTCCCTCTATACTAATATCCCCCATGACGATGGTATAGAAGCCTGTAGGGAAGTCTGGAACTCTCGTAACACCTTACATCCACCAACTGAATGTCTCATCCAGCTTCTTACTTTGGTATTAAAATGCAATAACTTCACATTCAATGGTGAGCACTTTCTCCAAGTTAATGGAACAGCAATGGGAACAAAGATGGCCCCGTCTTATGCCAATATTTTTATGGGGAAATTAGAACAGAGAATTCTCAATTCTTTTCTTTATCAACCCCTCTCTTGGTTCCGATTTATTGACGATATTGACATGAAGTGGGATAATACTAAACAAGAACTAGATTTGTTTATTCAACATGCCAACGATGCCCATCCCTCAATAAAATTCACATATGAAATCTCTGACTCTAAGATCACATTTCTTGACACTACAACGCAATTGAGGGATGGAAACATATTTACAGATCTGTATTGCAAGCCCACAGACAAACATCAATATCTGTCTCCTTCAAGTTGTCACCCTAAACATTGCACCAAGAGCATTCCCTACAGCCAGGCCATACGAATAAAAAGGATTTGCTCCACCAACGATGTTGCCAAAAAACGACTACAAGAACTTCGCGGTCACCTAAAACATCGGGGCTACAAAAGGAAAGACATTGATAAAGGGTTTTCTCGTGCTAGCAACATCAGCCGAGATGaacttttacaatataaagtCAAAAAGGTCAACAGGAGGGTGCCTTTTGTGTTGAATTACCATCCAAAATTTGACAACTTGTCTCACCTTATCCGCGAAAGTTGGAAAGATATCGAAAAACATCCTAAACTATCCAAGATCTTTCCCGAGCGACCTGTACTGGCTTTCCGCAGGCCCAAAAGCCTTAAAGACTTGCTGGTGAGAGCTGAGTTATGCTCTCAAGCAGGCTCTTCGTCAGTGGGCTCTTGCAAGGGTTGTGGAAACAAACGATGTCTGACTTGCAAACAAATACTGGATACCCAGACTTTTAACAGTCACTCCACTGGTACAGAATACaccatattttgcaatgttaattgCAAGACTACAAATGTTGTGTATCTCCTACAGTGTAAATGTGGTaaacagtatgttggcgagtcaGAACAGCCGTTTCACAAACGAATGAACGGTCATCGTAGCGACTACCAATGCAAGCCAGACCTCCCTCTTAGTCGTCATTTGAGATCCCCTGGCCACACTAAGGCAGATCTCAATCGACTGACCATTACTATTATTGACCACAACTCTGCTTG